From the genome of Spinacia oleracea cultivar Varoflay chromosome 2, BTI_SOV_V1, whole genome shotgun sequence, one region includes:
- the LOC130467031 gene encoding pre-mRNA-splicing factor SLU7-A-like: MAIASVAFKSREDHRKQFELEEARKAGLAPAEVDEDGKEINPHIPQYMSSAPWYLNSNKPSLKHQRKWKSDPNYTKSWYNRGEKGFQASKRLMFQTMHNRVLSVFYWWKENRPVVLYVSFNPS; encoded by the exons ATGGCGATTGCATCAG TGGCGTTTAAGTCTAGGGAAGACCATAGGAAGCAGTTTGAATTAGAGGAAGCTCGTAAAGCTGGGCTTGCGCCAGCTGAGGTTGATGAAGATGGAAAAGAGATTAATCCTCACATTCCGCAGTATATGTCTTCTGCTCCTTGGTATCTCAATTCGAATAAGCCG AGTTTGAAGCATCAAAGGAAGTGGAAATCGGATCCGAATTACACCAAATCGTGGTATAACAGAGGTGAAAAAGGTTTTCAGGCATCAAAGAGATTGATGTTCCAGACTATGCACAACCGAGTTCTAAGTGTCTTTTATTGGTGGAAAGAAAATAGACCGGTGGTGCTCTATGTGTCTTTCAATCCCTCCTAA